The following are encoded in a window of Dictyostelium discoideum AX4 chromosome 6 chromosome, whole genome shotgun sequence genomic DNA:
- a CDS encoding hypothetical protein (Group-specific antigen) has protein sequence MEDRIEEYEVKLAIEKIAEGKSPGEDGITSSFYKIHQHKLIPILTELFNFFLNNEIPTEFKNGILTSIYKGKGDVLEISNRRPITLLNVDYKIYSKIINNRILKILPNIISKYQNGFIPGRLLHNNIIALDLAMEKSDRNTIITFYDFEKAFDSISHKALIRTLNHLKFPRKITNTILSMLTNTNIRVMVNGQLSESFRAGRGTKQGDPISPTLFAIVCECLSTSIRKDNTIIGIKLNQNNSMKIGQYADDTVTLASNIDDADKMDMKVIKFCQATAAKINDNKCVCITKNPKIKTKYKTIGAKEEERYLGFFFNRKGVISKVDDTVNKLENLTKCYSSVSSTLKGRITILKSYLLSQLTFQLYINEINDIKKLENVNANMLFKGDRWAISKERSRRDYEIGGLELWNMATRSNAQKAWIYEQYLREKDDQNCPPHMEVWKSEKENSLSRIHIKCWKAWKLLHHPRERITLKLNQVKPKYENKQKLKVIYRNMMDIKYKGWNKHQPTTGQKLIQKNINHPILPFREARSITTIKGRDLAWRYLLKALPKHHGENCHSCKEEESSMHIFFECKSIKQNIDSIYQKVCKDSNNTYHGPWSEKVLGKLLTPFSSNLIGAIMESIWYRRNQIKFNDNTTIITENQIIHKIKKARDAEWDRTRKIVEKQLRQELRCTDNRESINRTASIKRRLEKFSHNWNSKLMTINIPEHFIPYCSYNTNYS, from the coding sequence ATGGAAGACAGAATCGAAGAATATGAGGTTAAGCTAGCAATAGAAAAGATAGCAGAAGGTAAATCACCAGGAGAAGATGGAATAACATCTTCATTCTATAAAATCCACCAACACAAACTAATTCCAATCCTCACAGAACTATTCAACTTCTTTTTAAACAATGAAATTCCAACAGAATTCAAGAACGGTATCCTTACATCAATATACAAAGGTAAAGGGGATGTCTTGGAAATCTCAAACAGAAGACCAATAACGTTACTCAACGTAGACTACAAAATCTACTcaaaaataatcaacaataGAATACTAAAAATCCTGCCAAACATAATCTCAAAGTACCAGAACGGTTTTATACCAGGAAGGCTACTCCACAACAACATTATAGCTTTGGATTTAGCAATGGAAAAGAGTGATAGAAACACGATAATCACCTTTTATGACTTCGAAAAAGCCTTCGATTCAATATCTCATAAAGCGTTAATAAGGACTCTAAACCATCTAAAGTTCCCTCGGAAAATAACAAACACAATACTAAGCATGTTAACGAACACCAACATAAGGGTCATGGTAAATGGACAACTCTCTGAATCCTTCAGAGCAGGAAGAGGTACAAAACAGGGCGACCCAATTTCACCAACTCTCTTCGCTATAGTATGTGAATGCTTATCAACATCAATAAGAAAAGACAATACCATAATAGGCATAAAACTCAATCAGAACAATTCGATGAAGATTGGACAATATGCAGACGACACAGTCACACTAGCCAGTAACATAGATGACGCAGATAAAATGGATATGAAAGTTATAAAATTTTGCCAAGCCACAGCAGCAAAAATAAACGATAATAAATGTGTGTGCATCACTAAAAACCCAAAGATAAAGACCAAATATAAGACAATTGGGGCgaaagaagaagaaagatATCTTGGCTTTTTCTTCAACCGCAAAGGTGTAATAAGCAAAGTAGATGATACGGTGAACAAACTGGAAAACCTCACAAAATGCTATTCGAGCGTGTCATCAACGCTAAAAGGTAGAATCACAATCCTCAAATCATACCTGCTGTCCCAACTAACATTCCAACTATACATCAACGAAATAAATGACATAAAGAAACTGGAGAACGTTAATGCCAACATGTTATTCAAAGGGGACAGGTGGGCTATCTCAAAAGAAAGGAGCAGAAGAGACTATGAAATTGGAGGCCTGGAACTCTGGAATATGGCAACCAGATCCAATGCCCAGAAAGCATGGATATACGAACAATACCTCAGAGAAAAAGACGACCAGAACTGCCCTCCACATATGGAAGTCTGGAAGTCGGAAAAAGAAAACTCACTATCAAGGATTCACATCAAATGCTGGAAAGCCTGGAAGTTGTTGCACCACCCAAGAGAGCGAATAACTCTCAAACTAAACCAAGTCAAACCCAAATAcgaaaacaaacaaaaattaaaagtaatcTATAGAAACATGATGGATATCAAATACAAGGGATGGAACAAACACCAGCCAACAACAGGTCAAAAACTGATTCAAAAGAACATTAATCACCCAATTCTACCATTCAGAGAAGCCAGATCAATCACAACTATCAAAGGAAGAGACTTAGCATGGAGATATCTACTCAAGGCACTTCCAAAACACCATGGGGAGAATTGCCACTCATGTAAAGAAGAAGAATCGTCTATGCACATCTTCTTCGAATGCAAATCAATAAAACAGAATATCGACTCAATCTATCAAAAGGTCTGTAAAGACTCCAACAACACTTACCACGGTCCATGGAGCGAAAAAGTTCTCGGAAAACTACTCACACCATTCTCATCAAATCTGATAGGAGCCATTATGGAATCGATATGGTACAgaagaaatcaaataaaattcaacGATAACACTACAATAATAACAGAGAACCAAATAAttcataaaatcaaaaaagcgAGAGATGCCGAATGGGATAGAACAAGAAAGATAGTAGAAAAACAACTACGTCAAGAACTAAGATGCACTGATAACCGAGAGTCAATCAATCGGACCGCATCAATAAAAAGAAGACTCGAAAAATTCAGCCACAACTGGAACTCGAAACTCATGACCATAAACATCCCGGAACACTTCATACCATACTGCTCATATAACACCAACTactcataa
- a CDS encoding SET domain-containing protein, with protein MNKILIRNFCTNIKNESTKPLIDNIYKNILKDNFKIVEIKDCKNNRGLFYNPIESPTQTLSVINPKTNKPNLIFKEEPFISYPSIIKSNENICNHCLKEIKKEEEEIKQECEECKVYKYCSIECKEKSSIEYHSVLCKSTGSGFNYLEKHASIEKRRFPLLAGKILARMIMGYHLEKSSKSTWLPLQMLSFAKKPPPLEWKDDYLIFSRSLLKGINNESMKKKFDYDWFVRVMQILYLNTIGIDIDPNQQSTKMSSPESGIGLYLLTSFINHDCDPNAFIHFPDDHTMHLSPLKPINPGDEITISYTDTTKDLVDRRSQLFENYGFNCECKKCLNDLLIKRNK; from the exons atgaataaaatattaatcagGAATTTTtgtacaaatataaaaaatgaatcaacAAAACCTTTAATagataatatatataaaaatatattaaaagataattttaaaattgtagaAATTAAAGACTGTAAAAACAATAGaggtttattttataatccAATAGAATCACCAACACAAACCTTATCAGTTATAAATCCCAAAACTAATAAACCCAATCTAATCTTTAAAGAAGAACCTTTTATAAGCTATCCttcaattataaaatcaaatgaaaat atATGTAATCATtgtttaaaagaaattaaaaaagaagaagaagaaattaaacaaGAATGTGAAGAATGTAAAGTTTATAAATATTGTTCAATTGAATGTAAAGAGaaatcatcaattgaatATCATAGTGTTTTATGTAAATCAACAGGATCaggatttaattatttagagAAACATGCATCGATAGAGAAGAGGAGATTTCCATTATTAGCAGGTAAAATATTAGCAAGAATGATAATGGGATATCATTTAGAgaaatcatcaaaatcaacatGGTTACCATTACAAATGTTATCATTTGCAAAgaaaccaccaccattagAATGGAAagatgattatttaattttctcaagatcattattaaaaggtattaataatgaaagtatgaaaaagaaattcgaTTATGATTGGTTCGTTAGAGTAATGCAAATTCTTTACTTGAATACAATTGGTATTGATATTGATCCAAATCAACAAAGCACCAAAATGTCATCACCAGAGTCTGGAATTGGTCTTTATTTACTTACATCATTCATCAATCATGATTGTGACCCAAATGCATTCATTCATTTCCCTGATGATCATACGATGCATTTATCACCACTTAAACCAATTAATCCAGGTGATGAAATTACAATCTCTTATACTGATACAACAAAAGATTTAGTTGATAGAAGATcacaattatttgaaaattatggTTTTAATTGTGAAtgtaaaaaatgtttaaatgatttattaattaaaagaaataaataa
- the apeh gene encoding N-acylpeptide hydrolase, with protein MESLSEQEIKYREDTTKVYRELLSIPTVNNAFFTNNDESNENQTSASIIVSQIDITNKKTKFYMSQKTILKDSSSSSKKNQVISSAIQQELATSIISVSPSHKKVLTIKENPSTEFEFSFDITDGSHLITSITSKDIHKKILNDEWFGSFSWSPCEKYVAFIADSKLNVTGFFDKEPKDKAIGDQFVFRDDWGETYSPVANPSIFILDIEKEVVFPVEPFPSEKISAGQVIWTPNGEGLVYVGWNFGKRKLGIRACFNRSSSLYHLNFKEFINARNQWKENQKLDPKQTKLTTPLQIVNLIPNGNNGCYRSPRFTPDSSKLIFLGFNERIYAHDTCSKIFSLNWSSNNITQQQQPPQSFETLLDYKNFNDSFPGVFCQSLPERPFIDEKTFLFSTIIRSTEMIVSFNYESKELKIIKIPSSTDGGDEEPKLYVLYDIDFKSKKYLIGESSVNQPTKVYLVDYLGSDKEKQLIYSPKPSEQCNSIFKSFNATIHNVPVSKPTPQPYTESIKSFELIYLKNKNSTQSSPLGCLVFIHGGPHSNLDVGYVSTITYLLSLGYNIIIPNYRGSTGYGKDFVDCLPGYIGDLDVDDCVQAINYTLDKIDNTIDRNKIGVIGGSHGGFLSAHLSRFPIVKTSIMRNPVIDIPSMSTLSDIPDWCFFEAGINLSDPTSQYHTLPSMEEIEKMRKCSPSFHIENIKIPSLLALGDSDLRVPPSQGLLYYRMLRERDVPTKCLMYPKTGHSLDSIDARLDQWVNISLWLKKYLN; from the exons ATGGAAAGTTTAAGTGAACAAGAAATAAAGTATAGAGAAGATACAACTAAAGTTTACAGGGAGTTATTATCAATTCCAACAGTCAACAACGCATTTTTTACAAACAATGATGAAAGTAATGAAAATCAAACATCAGCATCAATCATTGTATCTCAAATTGATATCACCAATAAGAAAACTAAATTTTATATGTcacaaaaaacaattttaaaagattcatcatcatcatcaaagaAAAACCAAGTAATTTCATCAGCAATTCAACAAGAATTAGCAACTTCAATCATATCAGTATCACCATCACATAAGAAAGTTTTAACAATTAAAGAGAACCCTTCAACTGAATTCGAATTCTCTTTTGATATTACTGATGGTTCACATTTAATTACTTCAATTACTTCAAAAGATattcataaaaaaattttaaatgatg aatggtttGGTAGTTTTTCATGGTCACCATGTGAGAAATATGTAGCATTTATTGcagattcaaaattaaatgtaaCAGGATTTTTTGATAAGGAACCAAAAGATAAAGCTATTGGTGATCAATTTGTATTTAGAGATGATTGGGGTGAAACTTATTCACCAGTTGCAAATCCatcaatatttatattagaTATTGAAAAGGAGGTTGTATTCCCAGTTGAACCATTCCCATCTGAAAAGATATCAGCAGGTCAAGTCATTTGGACACCAAATGGTGAGGGATTAGTTTATGTTGGTTGGAATTTTGGTAAAAGAAAACTTGGTATTAGAGCATGTTTCAATAGATCAAGTTCAttgtatcatttaaatttcaaagaGTTTATTAATGCTAGAAATCAATGGAAAGAGAACCAAAAATTGGATCCAAAACAAACCAAATTAACAACACCATTgcaaattgtaaatttaattccaaatggtaataatggttGTTATAGATCACCACGTTTTACACCAGAttcttcaaaattaattttcttgGGTTTTAACGAAAGAATTTATGCTCATGATACTTGTTCAAAGATTTTCTCTTTAAATTGGTCTTCAAACAATAtcactcaacaacaacaaccaccacaatcaTTTGAAACATTGTTGGATTATaagaattttaatgattcattCCCAGGTGTTTTCTGTCAATCATTACCAGAGAGACCATTTATTGatgaaaaaacatttttattttcaacaattattagATCAACTGAAATGATTGTTTCTTTTAATTATGAATCAAAggaattgaaaattattaaaattccaTCATCAACTGATGGTGGTGACGAAGAACCAAAACTTTATGTTTTAtatgatattgattttaaatcaaagaaatatttaattggtgaatCATCAGTAAATCAACCAACTAAAGTTTATTTAGTTGATTATTTGGGTAGTGATAAAGagaaacaattaatttactCACCAAAACCAAGTGAACAATGtaattcaattttcaaatcatttaatGCAACCATTCATAATGTACCAGTATCAAAACCAACACCACAACCATACACAGagtcaattaaatcatttgaattgatttacttaaagaataaaaatagtacACAATCTTCACCATTGGGTTGTTTAGTTTTCATTCATGGTGGTCCACATTCAAATTTAGATGTTGGTTATGTTTCAACAATCACTTATTTACTCTCATTGggttataatattataattccAAATTATAGAGGTTCAACAGGTTATGGTAAAGATTTCGTAGATTGTTTACCAGGTTATATTGGTGATTTGGATGTTGACGATTGTGTTCAAGCAATTAATTACACACTCGATAAAATCGATAATACAATCgatagaaataaaattggtGTTATTGGTGGTAGTCATGGTGGTTTCTTATCAGCACATCTAAGTAGATTCCCAATTGTCAAAACTTCAATCATGAGAAATCCTGTAATCGATATTCCATCAATGTCAACCTTATCCGATATTCCAGATTGGTGTTTCTTTGAAGCTGGTATTAATCTCTCTGATCCAACCTCTCAATATCATACATTACCATCAAtggaagaaattgaaaaaatgagAAAATGTTCACCAAGTTTCCATATTGAAAACATCAAAATTCCATCATTATTAGCTTTAGGTGATTCAGATCTTCGTGTTCCACCTTCTCAAggtttattatattatcgTATGTTAAGAGAAAGAGATGTACCAACAAAATGTTTAATGTATCCAAAAACTGGTCATAGTcttgattcaattgatgcTCGTTTAGATCAATGGGTTAATATTTCATTatggttaaaaaaatatttaaattaa
- the psmC5 gene encoding 26S protease regulatory subunit 8, which translates to MVAQNNQQNKDETKGIKSYYCSKIEELEIKVNEKAQDLRRLEAQRNELNNRVRMLKEELQLLTNPGSHVAEVVKLMGKNKVLVKVNPEGKFVVDIDPTVDIAKLTPSTRAALKHESYTLHRILPNKIDPLVSLMKVEKIPDSTYDMVGGLDKQIKEIKEVIELPIKHPELFESLGIAQPKGVLLYGPPGTGKTLLARAVAHHTDCTFIRVSGSELVQKYIGEGSRMVRELFIMAREHAPSIIFMDEIDSIGSSRGESGSGGGDSEVQRTMLELLNQLDGFESTKNIKVLMCTNRIDILDPALLRPGRIDRKIEFPNPGDAGRLDILKIHSRKMNLTRGINLKKISDKMNGASGAELKAVCTEAGMYALRERRVHVSQEDFEMAVSKVMKKDSEQNMSINKLWK; encoded by the exons atggttgcacaaaataatcaacaaaataaagATGAAACAAAAGGTATTAAATCATATTATTGTTCAAAGATTGAAGAATTAGAAATTAAAGTTAATGAAAAAGCACAAGATTTAAGAAGATTAGAAGCACAaagaaatgaattaaataatcgtGTAAGAATGTTAAAAGAGGAATTACAATTATTGACTAACCCAGGATCACATGTAGCAGAGGTAGTCAAATTAATGGGAAAGAATAAAGTATTGGTAAAGGTTAATCCAGAGGGTAAATTCGTGGTTGATATTGATCCAACCGTTGATATTGCCAAGTTAACACCATCAACCAGAGCTGCATTGAAACATGAAAGTTACACACTCCATAGAATCttaccaaataaaattgatccGTTGGTCAGTTTGATGAAAGTTGAAAAGATACCAGATTCAACCTATGATATGGTTGGTGGATTGGATAAACAAATCAAAGAGATCAAAGAAGTCATTGAGTTGCCAATTAAACATCCAGAGTTATTTGAAAGTTTAGGTATCGCTCAACCAAAGGGTGTACTCTTGTATGGTCCACCAGGTACTGGTAAAACTTTGTTAGCTCGTGCCGTTGCTCATCATACCGATTGCACATTCATTAGAGTTAGTGGTTCCGAATTGGTTCAAAAATATATTGGTGAAGGTAGTCGTATGGTTCGTGAATTATTCATTATGGCTAGAGAACATGCTCCTTCAATCATTTTCATGGATGAAATCGATTCCATTGGTTCATCTCGTGGTGAATCTGGTTCCGGTGGTGGTGATAGTGAAGTTCAACGTACTATGTTAGAGTTACTCAATCAATTGGATGGTTTTGAAAGTACTAAAAACATTAAAGTACTCATGTGTACAAATCGTATTGATATTTTAGATCCAGCTTTATTAAGACCAGGTAGAATTGATagaaaaattgaatttccAAATCCAGGTGATGct ggtcgtttagatattttaaagatCCATTCAagaaaaatgaatttaacaAGAGGAATTAACCTTAAAAAGATTTCAGATAAAATGAATGGTGCTTCAGGTGCAGAATTAAAAGCAGTTTGTACTGAAGCTGGTATGTATGCTCTTCGTGAAAGAAGAGTTCATGTATCTCAAGAAGATTTTGAAATGGCAGTTTCTAAAGTTATGAAGAAGGATTCAGAACAAAATATGTCAATCAACAAAttatggaaataa
- the rpl6 gene encoding 60S ribosomal protein L6 encodes MALDNKFVAKGLRLYSARSVANRTKTFVAKKNKVVAPKKVVAPVTPVEKTFGKGKRVIAAKASKFAPSIPAEIRSTAAKKVQQKVALRKSITPGTVLIILAGRFAGKRVVALKQLDSGLILITGPFKVNGVPLRRIDQRYVIATSTKIDVSSVKVAATINDAYFAAEKKSTTKSEGAFFSDEKKAEKKKIADSRVADQKSVDSAILAVLKKEKFLTVYLKTKFYLKKGEFPHQLKF; translated from the exons AT gGCTCTTGACAATAAATTTGTTGCTAAAGGATTAAGACTCTACAGTGCTCGTTCTGTCGCAAACAGAACCAAGACCTTTGTTGCCAAGAAAAACAAGGTTGTTGCACCAAAGAAAGTTGTTGCCCCAGTCACACCAGTTGAAAAGACTTTCGGTAAAGGTAAACGTGTTATTGCTGCCAAAGCTTCCAAATTTGCCCCATCCATCCCAGCCGAAATCAGAAGCACCGCTGCCAAAAAAGTTCAACAAAAAGTTGCTCTCCGTAAATCAATCACCCCAGGTACCGTCCTCATCATCCTTGCTGGTCGTTTCGCTGGTAAACGTGTTGTTGCCTTAAAACAATTAGACTctggtttaattttaatcacTGGTCCATTCAAAGTTAACGGTGTCCCATTACGTCGTATTGATCAAAGATACGTCATTGCCACCTCAACTAAAATCGACGTCTCAAGTGTTAAAGTTGCTGCCACCATCAACGACGCTTACTTTGCCGCTGAAAAGAAATCAACCACTAAATCTGAAGGTGCTTTCTTCAGTGACGAAAAGAAAGCTGAAAAGAAGAAAATCGCCGACTCACGTGTTGCTGACCAAAAATCCGTTGACTCTGCAATCTTAGCTGTCCTCAAGAAAGAAAAATTCTTAACTGTTTACTTAAAGACTAAATTCTACTTGAAGAAAGGTGAATTCCCACATCAACTCAAATtctaa
- a CDS encoding DiGeorge syndrome critical region 14-like protein: MSNNSNKKYRVINEEKYVDSLNKIIVRDFFPDLPNLRDQLEWMEAVETNDLDRIRSVQLASLRKETTVRRQHDDITPSINNNNNNSTSFETPIIHNEFDNNSNNNNQDNKKINNIEDDDKHIENTNLDNFVNTFVSEDDASYIDIQKKQNERILIKYKWLFDKAKEINKHNQLQLEGNKGTTTTTTTTTTTTTTTNKNLSSIIEYKPPKNIVPDTWNYKVRNTLMFKPENLDPSFNREIIGGPPKEIQHSNTRITGNIWENEPKPQNINRFRDSNNNKPFSEMTLQEQIEKLKQLEEEGKSSMEIENSTFGYLSTPQIIPGRSIDDSSGGGGGGVGESPLMTWGRVDGTPLLLDSRPISTPLDIKLRGSGAPSFKIPETPKREQLANKLFEKVAVSKTKSQQSPIVNRNKRNSTGGMTPTRSLESLSPAAQRLLQAKGSLTPTHIKSKNHIDDQLRKSYTSLSPSPKKQVSNNFTPTPITPKSTPSNLSRNIYNNDTKKTTTTIKTTAAPLPNPSNSSITDNLLDFT, translated from the coding sequence atgtcaaataatagtaataaaaaatatagagTTATAAATGAAGAGAAATATGtagattcattaaataaaattatagttAGGGATTTTTTCCCAGATTTACCAAATCTAAGGGATCAATTAGAATGGATGGAAGCAGTAGAAACAAATGATTTAGATAGAATTAGATCAGTTCAATTAGCATCATTAAGAAAAGAAACAACTGTTAGAAGACAGCATGATGACATTACAccttcaattaataataataataataattcaacatcaTTTGAAACACCTATAATACATAAcgaatttgataataatagtaataataataatcaagataataagaaaattaacaatattgaggatgatgataaaCATATAGAAAATACTAATTTGgataattttgtaaatacATTTGTAAGCGAAGATGATGCAAGTTATATAGATAttcaaaagaaacaaaatgaaagaatattaataaaatataaatggtTATTCGATAAAGCTAAAGAGATTAATAAACataatcaattacaattagAGGGAAATAAAggaactacaacaacaacaaccacaacaaccacaacaaccaccacaactaacaaaaatttatcatctataattgaatataaaCCACCAAAAAATATTGTACCAGATACATGGAATTATAAAGTTAGGAATACATTAATGTTTAAACCTGAAAATCTTGATCCTTCATTTAATAGGGAAATAATTGGTGGTCCACCAAAAGAAATTCAACATAGTAATACAAGAATAACTGGTAATATTTGGGAAAATGAACCAAAACctcaaaatataaatagatttcgtgatagtaataataataaaccattttCTGAAATGACATTACAagaacaaattgaaaaactAAAACAATTAGAAGAAGAAGGTAAATCATCGATGGAAATTGAGAATTCGACATTTGGTTATTTATCAACACCACAAATTATACCTGGTAGAAGTATTGATgatagtagtggtggtggtggtggtggtgttggagAATCACCATTAATGACATGGGGTAGAGTTGATGGTACACCATTGTTATTGGACTCAAGACCCATTTCAACACCAttagatattaaattaaGAGGTAGTGGTGCaccatcatttaaaataccaGAAACACCAAAAAGAGAACAACTtgcaaataaattatttgaaaaagttgCTGTATCAAAAACTAAATCACAACAATCACCAATtgtaaatagaaataaaagaaatagtaCTGGAGGTATGACACCAACCAGATCACTTGAAAGTTTATCGCCTGCTGCTCAAAGATTACTTCAAGCTAAAGGTAGTTTAACTCCAACTCatattaaatctaaaaatcaTATAGATGATCAATTAAGAAAGAGTTATACATCTTTATCACCTTCACCTAAAAAACaagtttcaaataattttacaccaacaccaattacaccaaaatcaacaccatcaaACCTTTCaagaaatatttataataatgataccaaaaaaacaacaacaacgatAAAAACGACAGCTGCACCACTTCCAAACccttcaaattcatcaataacagataatttattagattttacataa